The DNA region gcccccgggaTCAGCGAACACCCGGCGTTTGATGACCGTGTCGCTCTCCCCGCGTTCTTCGCtttgggggaaaggaggaaaaaaaaacccacgtgGCTCGGTTCGAACCCTGTTGTGCAGAAAACGCACGTTTCTCAAGGCGGCGGCACTGCGCTCGGAAGCGACGGATTTGTTTCAACACTGCCTGCGAATTTTTTTTTATGGATTGATTTTTGTAGGAGGCTCTGAAACCCAACAGCCCTGTTCCAGATTGCCCAGATAAAACCTTCCCTTCCGGCCAAAGTGGATGTGCTCAATCCCGGCGGCGATCCAACTCCCCGAAACATTGCTGCTTTTCCAGGTTTGGCTCCAAATCAAAGTTCCCCTTGGGAATTTGGAAATCCCCGAGCAATTAAGCAGGAAAAGCAACAACCTCCGCGCTTTCTCCACCGCCCTCTCCCATGTGTGCAACTTCGCTGGAAGCTTCACCCGAACCTggcggccggggcagcccagGGAGGAGCTGGGGCGAGGAGGCAGGACGTGGCGGTGGAAAAACGCCACCAGGATCCTTCCGAGCTACTGCTCGCATTCAGTCTATCCCTAAAGCATCCCCCTGTAATGAATCCGCGGGATTTGTGGCGTCAACCTGCCCTCTGCCACCCCGGATGCCTGCGTATCTCCCCCCGGCCTGGGCAGAAGCCATGAACTCGGATGACTGAAAACCCGCGCAGGAGCCGACTGCGATGTTTTCCTTCTCGCTTTGGCTGCTCGCTCGCTCGCATGAGAAGACAGTGCAGCCGGCGCAGTCCGGGATCCACTTTGTGGCTCCAAAtcaaagcaaatgcaaaatgcCAGCAGAAACGGAAAGTATTGCAAAATCAGCCtcgggaaggaagggggggggggaatagcaaACCCGGCACCTTTCACGCTTCtagaaggaacaagagcaacaaaaGGCATTCACAGGGAAAAAATAGCATAAGGCGAATAAGAGCCTGGGGAGATGTAAATCTGGAATAACAGCAGCCCACGTTGGGAGGGAAGCCAAAGCCGAAGCGCTCGGAGAGCGCATTGCCGTGGCGCAAGGGCCGGATGCTGAGCAGAGCCGAGCGTCCCGCGGGGCCGTGGGagctccgcgcccgcccgcgggtTTGCACGCGCGTATGTGTGTGCACCTGCGGGCCCAGGTGCACGGTGCCGGCTTTTCGGCACGCGTGTGCCCCTGCGTGTGCCCGCGCGCGGGCAGGCGACCTGCCGGGAGATACCGGTGTAGGTGTGTTTATGCGAAAGGTGTGATGGAGGTTGTGCAAGGGGTGCAgggctgtgcacacacacacacacacacacacacacacatatatacacatatatacacatatacacaaacacacacacacagagctgccCGGGGCTCCCCTCGCCCCGGGGGACCGCGGAGCCGGGGCTGCCCGAGCAGCCGCGATTTGTTAAAAATATCGCGATTATTAgttaaaaagggagagaaggggggggaacattttttttaaaaaaaaaaggagagaaaaaaggcggagggagggctggggggagggagggggcagcgcgTCACGGGGAGAGATTTCCTTATTGGGACTCCCTAGCCTACATCCTGAGTCCATATATGGGCATTTACGTCACAGCAGCCTCACTGGGGACTCCAGAAATGGATGCGGCGGAAGGTCGGAGCAGCCCCGCTGCAGGTATAaaaggggcggcggggagggagagcCGGGCGTGCGCAGGGTCtggcgctgctgccgccgggcccccggcctgccccccacccccggccaccccggagcccccccccttccccaccccggGCACCGCATCCCCCCCTGAATTGCCCCCCCGGGCatcccacacacaccccccggAGCATCCCCCCCCTTCGGAGCATCCCTCTGCATTGCCCCCCGGGCATCCCTCCCCCCTTCCCGGAGCATCCCCCCCTCCGGAGcatccccccctccccggagcatccccagggcccccccagcccagcgCCCCCGGGGGAGATGCTGAACGTGATGGATTTCTCCTGCCCGGACCCGCTGTATTCCAAGTACGAGGAGCCGTGCGAGATGAAAGcccccggggagctgcagggttTGGGGCAGCCCGAGGAGCAGCAACTCCTGGCCGAAGCCGATTTCCTCGGAGGTAATAAGGGAAGGGGCCAGGCGGgcagagatgggggggggggggttcccgcTGGGAGCGGCGTATCCAACCGGGAGCCGGGCATCTTCCCCCTCTCCGCTGCCGCCGCAGccagctcccagcccctggctgtGGGTCAGACCGACCCCAGCTAGCTCAGGATGGGGATGCTGGGGGGGTGCTGGGAGCCTTGGGGGTGCttcggaaggggggggggaaaaagccagGGGCTCCGCCGGCACCTGGCCGGGATGGGGACCAGCGCGGTGACACAACTTGTCAGCCGCCCGCTGCTTccccacccccccggccccgcatCCCGCATCCCTCCGGTCCCCTGTGCCTCTCTAACAGTCCTGctgccctttcccccccccaGGCGAGTTCATGGGCTCCCCGATGAGCGGCGAGGCGGTGGATTACTTCCTCCTGGGCAGCCAGCCTTCGCCCTCGCTCAGCTACACCGGCAGCTTCTTCATCAAGACGGTGCCAGAGCACCCGCAGGACCAAGAGTCCCTCTTCAACCTGATGTCGGGCATCCTGGGCATCTCTCCTTTCGCCGCCTCCGAGGGCCAGCAAAGACACTTGGATGCTCTTTACTCCTGCCCCGAGGTGACTCAGAACCAGCTGGACCTTTACTCCAACTGCCAGCCCGAAATGAACGTGTCCGTCCAAGCGCCGTTCGCGGAGCAGGGCTACGCCGGCTTCCCCGCGGCGGAGAGCGTGCCTCCCCTCCAGGCGCAACCCGGCGTGGGAAACGCCTCGCAGTGCTTCTTCGAGACCAAGCTCTTGGACAACAAGCAGGACATCAAGCTGCCCTCCGTTTCCCCATCCCTGGACAAATTTAAGGCCTCCTGCTCGCAGTGGGAGCCCGTCACCCAGCATCAGTCCTACCTGCCCGCCGGGTACCATTCGCCCGAGGCCTTCCCCGCTGCCGACAGTAGCCAGGCTATGTTTCATCCCCTGGGCTCCAAGATTGAAAACGTGCTGTCTGTCAGCTGCCAGTCGGAGCTCAACGGCCTCGCTGAGGATCCCGGCTGCTTTGGCAGCAATTTGGGATTTGGTTGCGAGCCGGAAAATTTCCAGGCCCGCAGTGACTTTGGTGACACCAAGATTCACAGCCTCCCTCCCCAGTTAATCCCAGAGTTTGACTCCTCCTTGGCGCAGCCGGAAGTCATGCCGGCTTTGATTAGCTCAAACGAGCTGCTCCATCCTCACCCGTCCCCCTCCGTCCCACCCACGGACTTTTTGGGCCATCCCACCCCTTCCTCCATCgcctctctgctccctgccaaCCCTCCAGCCTTGGCCGAGCCCAAGAAGAAGACCCGCAGGACCAAATGCTCTTCCAAATGCTTCTGCCCCAAGCCTCACGAGAAGGCCTTCGCCTGCCCCGTGGAGAACTGTATCCGGAGCTTCGCCCGCTCGGACGAGCTCAACAGGCACCTCCGGATCCACACGGGCCACAAGCCTTTCCAGTGCCGCATCTGCCTGAGGAACTTCAGCCGCAGCGACCACCTGACCACGCACATCCGCACGCACACCGGCGAGAAACCCTTCTCCTGCGACATCTGCGGCCGCCGGTTCGCCCGCAGCGACGAAAAGAAGCGGCACAGCAAAGTCCACTTGAAGCAGAAAGCCCGGACGGAGGAGAAGCTCAAAGGCTTGGGCTTCTTCTCGGTGGGTCTGTCCTTCGGGGCGCTGTGAGGCCCAGGCCTGAGCGCTGGGAGGTGACGTTTCCCGAGACGGGTCCCCCTGCATCTTGCGGAAGAGTTGGGGTGCAAAGAGCCCCCCACCCCGTGCACAACCCCGGGGTGACCCTGGAGAAGAAGACGGCGAAGAGCGGCCGGCCGGGGGGCCTCCGCTCGGCTCGCTCCGCCGGGAAGGAGACAAGCGCCTGGGATGTACCGACAGGCAGGGGAAGGCGGCGCGGGGACGCCGCGGAGCCGGATCCCGCGCGGCGATGCCCGGCACGGAGGGAGAGACAAGGCGACGGAGGAGAAGGCGACAGCCCTGCGCCAACTCGCGGACCTGGCCGGCCCCGGCCACCCGGAGCGTCTCCACGCTTGCAGGGACTGAGTCATTTTTACGGCTCctgttttgggggggaaaggaacaaaaaaaacaaaccggaaaaaaaaaaatgtacagaaaGAAATCGCCGCCGACCTTTTATACCGAGCGCCACGGGCGGATTCGCTAAGGCTGCGTTTGGACTCAGCTGACTCTGATTTACCCTGCCAGCACTTTGCGTGGACTTCCTGCCCGATCCCGCTTGACATATGGTATCTTCTCAGGCTGCAACTGCACCAGAACTGCCTGATCCTGACTGTTCCTCCAGAAGGAACTAGATGCAATCAGTGACGCCGGACTGAAACGCTGAGAACCGAACGCTGCTGCCGTTGCGGTTCGACAGACTCCGGCTGCGGAGAATTGCGTGTAACGGTCCCTTCGGAAAGGTGAtgtcgttcttttttttttttctttctttttttttgctgtttgtttaaaaaaaagaaaagaatctctaTCAGGAATATTACAGATGGGTGTCTATTTTTGTAATTAAAGATTTGCTCTAATCTAAAAGCCTGCCGCGGTTGCTCTTTGCCTTGCGAAACCGTAGAGCGGCCAGCGTCGGTAGCGCGCCGGCGGCGCTTCTGACCTTCTGCTGCCGCGTGTTTGGGAGAAATGCCTAAATAATTAGCAGGGAAAGCGCATAAATCAGTGCAACGGAGAGAGCCCACTCCCAAGCCTACCCGAACCCTCGGAGGTGCCGGCTCAGCCCAGGAGCAAGGTCCTACCCGGCCTAAGTGCTGCCTCCAGGCTCCGTCCCCGGCGGCGCTCCGGGAGCATCTTGCAGCCCTGCTGGTGCGGCGCCGGCTCGGGGACATCGCGGGGATGTCTCCAGCGCGGGGACGCGGTGCCACTGCCCCGGGTCCGTCCAGGAGGAGGCACAACCGAAAAGAAAGCGGTGTCCTCGGCGATtgcgcccggccgcccgcgggaACCGGCACGGAGAGGACGCGAAgggcagagctggtccccaaaaCTGCCCCTGCCCCGCCGAGGGGCGACGTGcgcccccggctccccgcgctTCACCGCTGGACACCTTCCCCcctccatcatcatcatcaccgcTCCCTTCCCATCCTGCACCCAGCCCTGGGGGGAACCGCGGGATCTGGGGGCTTAGCCGGCGCCCGGCCCTCCGTCCCGCTGCGATTCAGGCTCTCCCGGACCGTGATAGGGACAGGGGTCGCCCCCAggactgtccccccccccaaagccattcTCAGCCCTGCGGGCCGGGGAGGGCTGGGGTTGCCGTGCTCAGCCCGCCCGGACGGCCCCCGGGCTCTCGGCCCCAGGCGGTGGGGGAAGACGGGCTTATCCGGGCAAGCAGCAGGGATCCGGCCCTCCGCGGACGCGGGAGGAGGCAGCAAAAGCTGCCGGCGATGGGGAGCCGGGTGCTCTCCCGCTCTGGGCGCCGGCTGCAGCCCGATGCCCCAGCAGGACACTCGGGCAAGATGTACGTGCCCTGGGCGAGATGCACGTGCCCCGGGCAAGATATATGTGCCCCGAGCAAGATGTATGTGCCCTGGGTGGGATGCACGTGCCCCAGGCAAGATGAACATGCCCTGGGTGGGATGCACGTGCCCCAGGCGCAATGCACGTGCCCTTGGTGGGGTGCACGTGCCCCGAGTAAGATATATGTGCTGCGAGCAAGATGTATGTGCCCTGGGTGGGATGCACATGCCCCAGGCGAGATGCACGTGCGCTGGGTGGGATGCATGTGCCCCAGGCGGGATGCATGTGCCCCAGGCAAGATGCACGTGCCCCAGGCGAGATGCATGTGCCCTGGGTGGGATGCACGTGCCCCAGGCAAGATGCATGTGCCCCAGGCGGGATGCATGTGCCCCAGGTGAGATGCACGTGCCCCAGGCAAGATGCACGTGCCCCAGGCAAGATGCATGTGCCCTGGGTGGGATGCACGTGCCCCAGGCAAGATGCACGTGCCCCAGGCGGGATGCATGTGCCCCAGGTGAGATGCACGTGCCCCAGGCAAGATGCATGTGCCCCAGGCAAGATGCACGTGCCCCAGGCAAGATGCATGTGCCCCAGGTGAGATGCACGTGCCCCAGGCAAGATGCACATGCCCCGGGCAAGATGCACGTGCCCTGGGCAAGATGCATGTGCCCCGGGCAAGATGCATGTGCCCTGGGTGGGATGCACGTGCCCCAGACGATATGCACGTGCCCCCTGCTGCGTTTCAGGCCCGTTAACACCCAGCTCTCGCCCTCCTTCCACGTGCGCTGCCTGTCTTCCCTCTACGACGGCCGCCGCTTTCGGCAGTTCCCATAACAACCGAACGCTGCTCCCGAGCCCCGCAGGAGCCGCCGGGCTGAGACGGGCGCTGGGAGAAGCAGGATCCATCCCCGGGTCCTGCCTCCCGGCATCCGTcgggcagcagcagagctgctccgcaCGTGCTTAGGGAAaaagcaaaggggggggggggggcgagttccCTGCACCCTGAAGCCCTGGCTCCGATGGTTTATGCCGGGCCCGGGTCGGCAGGACCCGTCGGCATCGGTTCATGCCGCAAGGCACCAGCGCGCTTTGCTTGCTGCCTTTTGTCGGTTTAAGCGGATGATATATGACGTTTCCCTTCATCTGGGACCGGCAAACAGGCAAACGGCTCCAGCAGAAATCTTCTGGGCGACGTTCAGCCCGAAGGACACGGTTGATACCAGAGCCGTCCTCCTccggtggttaaaaaaaaaatggggtgAAACGATGCAGCCCCGAAATCGCGTCCTTATCGCGGGAAACAGCAGAGAAGCGTTTGCAGCAGACCAGGAGGCCACGAAACGCAGCAGCCTCGCGAGCGGCTCGCTCATCCCGCGAGCGCCGTTTCCCGGCTCCAAACCGAGCCACGGCTCTTGCCGATCGCCCCGTCTCGCTGCTGGTTAGTCTCGGCAGGAAAACCCCCTTTTTGCTTGGGGGAGGCCCCGGATGCTGTCGACACCCCCCCCTGCAAGGCCCTGGCACCCAAGCGGGCTTTGGGCAGAGGGTCCCCTCGGGGTGCCGCATCCGGGAGCGGGGCCACAGACGAGCCCCgctctccccgcgccgccgcgcgtgCCTGATGCACGAAGCCCGCGTGAACACCCCTCCGAAAGCCCATCTGGAATTGATGCCGGGCCTGCAAGCTCTGCAAAGCCGCCGGGGCTCCAGCCTTGCTCCTTCCCGCTCCGCTTTCCCAGCTGGTTTCgactccccccaccccggggcacCTGCACCTGGGAAAGGAGCCAGCGGGTTTAGACCCCGTTCGGAGGCGACGGAGCGGAGGGGGGAGCCGagccggccgcggctcccgcgggcAACGGGCAGCACCCTTGCAGCAGAGCGGGATGCCATGAAGCCCCGGGGTGCTGCCACCCTGCCCAGCAAGGCGCTGGGAAGCGGCCGGCTCCTTCGGGGATGCCGCTGGCGGCAGGTCCCTGCTGCAGCAGGCGGCGGTGCTTCGCGCGGGGAATCCCAAAAGCagctggaaataaaataataaataaataaaaccccgcTGGCAATACTACCCAAAGCCGTTTCCGCAGCAGCGCGCTCCCCGCGACCCGAAAACACGCCGGCGCTGGCCGGCTTCGGCCCCGGGGACCCGGCTGAGATGCTCGCGGGCGCGGGGACCACTCGGccttgcacccatgggtgcagccggggctggggggccgcgaCACGGGTGGGGGGCTGCCGCGTGTCGCCAGGCCCCACGGAGGGGCCGCGGCGTTCGTGGCCGAgcaggcagagggagctgtgaagGAGGAAAGAGGCAGCGCGAAGCAGCCCGGGCTCCGGCTGCGACGGAGGAGGAGGCGGCTGCGAGCgctcgccctccctccctccctccctccttccttccttccctccatccctccatcatccctccatccctccctcctgccatcgcctcgcgctcccgccgccccaagccgcgcagcgccccggggGCCACCCCATccccggagggaggggggggtccAAACCGcctctccccctcttcctcctcctcctcctcctcctcctccgccggcagccgcccccccccctccctgcccgcccGGGGCCTGGGcacggcggtgccggcggcgcggagccggccgcATCCCTgcgcgcccgcgcagcgccgagcCGCCTCCTTTGTGCACCGGCGCCGGGCTGAGCCGACccctccgtccgtccgtccctccGTCCGTCCCTCCGTCCGTCCATCCCCCCGCTTTCCttcggcgggggcgggggggggggggaggcccgcagccggcgggggggggagcgatgCCGCCGCAGCACCGCCGCCCCGCAGCTCGGCGGCCGCAAGCAGGTAGggaccgcgccggggccgaggggggggggggggaaggaaaagcggATCGAGGTCCCCCCAAAACCGGGGACAaaccccccccccgtcccccgcccccgggatggggccgggcagcggcggcagcgggcgcccggccgggaaccgtcccgtcccccccgcggccgcgggcagcggcgctcGCAGGCTTTGCCGGCTGCCTGCCGCCGATTTAGGGAGCCgggagggatgggggggggtgggaaaatccaaaaaaaaaaaaaggaaaacccccGTGAAACAATGCAAAGAAAGGCTCCATGATGAAGCGCAGGTAGCGGCGGCGGAAGAGCCCCGCGCTGGGCTGCTGCaatcccgccgccgcccgccgccttttCGGTGCCTTTTGCTCGCGCCCACTGAAAATGTCCTTAAATCCCAGGCGCCGTTTGGGAGCggggagaggggttttttttttttgcggtcGAGAGGTTGGGATCTGCTGGGATCTGCCCAGGACAGGGACCGGCGTGGCGTGTGCCTTCAAGGCCGGATCCCGCCCGTATTTATATCCCTGTAAATACGGAACAGGGCTGGTCGGAGGCCCCAGGTGTCGAGGGCAGCAATCCTGAAACAAGGGTAGCACGATGCTGTAGCCCTGTCCCTAAAGCTGAAAAGCGCTTTATCATCCCGCCGGCAGCAGAGACGCCGGATTAAAATGAAGTTACAGGCAGTGCTTTGTGTTGGCTGGGTTTCGGCTGCGCTCGTTCCGGCGAGTATTAACGGAGGTGAGGTTCACGTGCAAAGATGCGTTTTATAACCACCCCAAAATACAAAATTAAGCCAGCAGATGGGTTCAAGAACAGCCAGGCAGCTCCATAAACCCTCCCAGCATA from Apteryx mantelli isolate bAptMan1 chromosome 5, bAptMan1.hap1, whole genome shotgun sequence includes:
- the EGR4 gene encoding early growth response protein 4, with product MLNVMDFSCPDPLYSKYEEPCEMKAPGELQGLGQPEEQQLLAEADFLGGEFMGSPMSGEAVDYFLLGSQPSPSLSYTGSFFIKTVPEHPQDQESLFNLMSGILGISPFAASEGQQRHLDALYSCPEVTQNQLDLYSNCQPEMNVSVQAPFAEQGYAGFPAAESVPPLQAQPGVGNASQCFFETKLLDNKQDIKLPSVSPSLDKFKASCSQWEPVTQHQSYLPAGYHSPEAFPAADSSQAMFHPLGSKIENVLSVSCQSELNGLAEDPGCFGSNLGFGCEPENFQARSDFGDTKIHSLPPQLIPEFDSSLAQPEVMPALISSNELLHPHPSPSVPPTDFLGHPTPSSIASLLPANPPALAEPKKKTRRTKCSSKCFCPKPHEKAFACPVENCIRSFARSDELNRHLRIHTGHKPFQCRICLRNFSRSDHLTTHIRTHTGEKPFSCDICGRRFARSDEKKRHSKVHLKQKARTEEKLKGLGFFSVGLSFGAL